The Haloplanus sp. CK5-1 genome contains a region encoding:
- a CDS encoding DUF7524 family protein, protein MTPVLLVELNRGALHDVEAPSEFAIGEPFSVELRNHGESVHVHVRADEALSAVARIDTDGNLFVERETTQSVPVDVEDVGSPVTGTLEISTGYGAERRTIEVTVEPDGDDDAVDVDETLSRPPEPDADSDSPPLADRLSLGVPSRRTVALLAVGAAAIVVAAAVAATVRSPTVLIGAGVVVGAVLVALVAVFA, encoded by the coding sequence GTGACTCCGGTGTTACTGGTCGAGTTGAACCGTGGGGCGCTTCACGACGTCGAAGCGCCGTCGGAGTTCGCCATCGGAGAGCCGTTCTCGGTCGAACTCCGGAACCACGGTGAGTCCGTCCACGTCCACGTCCGCGCCGACGAGGCGCTGTCCGCCGTCGCACGCATCGACACCGACGGCAACCTGTTCGTCGAGCGCGAGACGACCCAGTCCGTGCCGGTCGACGTTGAGGACGTCGGCTCGCCGGTGACGGGGACGCTCGAGATCTCGACCGGATACGGGGCCGAACGGCGGACCATCGAGGTGACGGTCGAACCCGACGGCGACGACGACGCGGTCGACGTCGACGAGACGCTCTCGCGACCGCCGGAGCCGGACGCCGACTCGGACTCACCGCCACTCGCCGACCGGCTCTCGCTCGGCGTCCCCAGTCGGCGCACCGTGGCCCTCCTCGCGGTCGGGGCCGCCGCCATCGTCGTCGCTGCCGCCGTCGCGGCGACCGTCCGGAGTCCGACGGTGTTGATCGGCGCGGGCGTCGTCGTCGGGGCGGTGCTCGTCGCCCTCGTCGCGGTGTTCGCGTGA
- a CDS encoding FAD-dependent oxidoreductase — translation MPQVTVEAVETVGTRTAALELRTPEGFVADPGQFVLVRATVDGVEETGYYTLSSPGTDGTMEVTVEYVPEGTLAPWLADRSAGDTIEIEGPFGDVRYTGDGPVVVLAEGPGIGPAVGIAERATRAGHDAAVVFWGEDPPHGDRLDALETEGATVSVVGSLDEAADTLAETGGTVYVFGFESFVRDAKTVAEAVGVADEDLRAESFGAR, via the coding sequence ATGCCACAGGTCACTGTCGAGGCCGTCGAGACGGTCGGCACGCGGACCGCCGCGCTCGAACTCCGGACGCCCGAGGGCTTCGTCGCCGACCCCGGCCAGTTCGTCTTGGTTCGGGCGACCGTCGACGGGGTGGAGGAAACCGGCTACTACACGCTCTCCTCGCCCGGCACCGACGGCACCATGGAGGTCACGGTCGAGTACGTCCCCGAGGGGACGCTCGCGCCGTGGTTGGCCGACCGGTCCGCCGGCGACACGATCGAGATCGAGGGGCCCTTCGGCGACGTGCGGTACACGGGCGACGGGCCGGTCGTCGTCCTCGCGGAGGGGCCGGGCATCGGCCCCGCGGTGGGCATCGCCGAGCGTGCGACCCGCGCGGGCCACGACGCGGCCGTCGTGTTCTGGGGCGAGGACCCGCCCCACGGCGACCGCCTCGACGCCCTCGAAACCGAGGGTGCCACCGTGAGCGTCGTCGGGTCGCTCGACGAGGCGGCCGACACGCTGGCCGAGACCGGCGGAACTGTGTACGTCTTCGGCTTCGAGTCGTTCGTCAGGGACGCCAAGACCGTCGCCGAGGCCGTCGGCGTCGCCGACGAGGACCTCCGCGCCGAGAGCTTCGGCGCGCGGTAA
- a CDS encoding AMP-binding protein has protein sequence MPAEREKRTESVVYHPSREFVESTNVHDFMETYDIDDYDELIERTSTSVPGEPRSGVDWFWDELVDYLDIEFNEGYDAVRNDAEGPQFTDWYPGGRLNAAHNTLDRHAAPDAETRNKVACIWEGETGEVRELTYHDLGRQANRVANYLDARGVGVGDTVALYMPMIPEVVSILYGCFKVGAVAVPVFSGFGVDAAATRIADAEPTVLFTGDGFYRRGSHVLLKGDADAAIEEAGHVEHTVVFDRLGLVEAGEVPWDDARDERWTDAVGDRDPEFETRSLPSDAESMLLYSSGTTGKPKGIVHTHAGALLQAAKEVYFGMDLKPSDRFFWVSDIGWMMGPWSLIGTHAHGGTVVMYEGAPDHPKPDRFWQLIDDHGVTQFGISPTAIRALRKHGDEWIEGYDLSTLRILGSTGEPWDPESWLWFFEEVGGGSTPIINISGGTEIMGCFLMPMPIQSLKPCTLGGPGLGMDIDIVDREGDSIVDGHDRGYLVARDSCPSMTKSLWSGDERYLEEYWSTWPDLWDHGDWAQKDEEGFWFLHGRADDALNVAGRKVGPAEVEGAAMEHDDVNQAAAVGVPDDTTGTAVVCYVVVEEGVTESDGLREEVRETIGEELGKPFRPREVLFVDAFPKTQSGKIIRRAIESVYRGEDLGDMSSIEDADVLDEIEAAR, from the coding sequence ATGCCCGCCGAGCGAGAGAAACGGACGGAGTCGGTCGTCTATCATCCGTCCCGGGAGTTCGTCGAGTCGACCAACGTCCACGACTTCATGGAGACGTACGATATCGACGACTACGACGAGTTGATCGAGCGAACCTCGACCTCGGTGCCGGGCGAGCCACGATCCGGCGTCGACTGGTTCTGGGACGAACTCGTCGACTACCTCGACATCGAGTTCAACGAGGGGTACGACGCCGTCCGGAACGACGCCGAGGGCCCACAGTTCACCGACTGGTACCCCGGCGGTCGCCTCAACGCCGCCCACAACACCCTCGACCGGCACGCCGCTCCCGACGCCGAGACCCGAAACAAGGTCGCCTGCATCTGGGAGGGCGAAACGGGCGAGGTCCGCGAACTGACCTACCACGACCTCGGCCGACAGGCAAACCGGGTCGCGAACTACCTCGACGCCCGCGGCGTCGGCGTCGGCGACACGGTCGCGCTGTACATGCCCATGATCCCCGAGGTGGTCTCCATCCTCTATGGCTGTTTCAAGGTGGGCGCGGTAGCCGTCCCGGTGTTCTCGGGCTTTGGCGTCGACGCCGCGGCGACCCGCATCGCGGACGCCGAACCGACGGTGCTGTTCACGGGCGACGGGTTCTACCGCCGGGGCAGTCACGTCCTGTTGAAGGGTGACGCCGACGCCGCAATCGAGGAGGCGGGCCACGTCGAACACACGGTGGTCTTCGACCGCCTCGGCCTCGTCGAGGCCGGCGAGGTGCCGTGGGACGACGCCCGCGACGAGCGATGGACCGACGCGGTCGGCGACCGCGACCCCGAGTTCGAGACGCGGTCGCTCCCCTCCGACGCCGAGTCGATGCTGCTCTACTCCTCGGGAACGACGGGCAAGCCGAAGGGGATCGTCCACACCCACGCCGGCGCGCTGCTGCAGGCGGCCAAGGAGGTGTACTTCGGGATGGACCTCAAGCCCTCGGACCGCTTCTTCTGGGTCAGCGACATCGGGTGGATGATGGGGCCGTGGTCGCTGATCGGCACGCACGCCCACGGCGGCACGGTCGTCATGTACGAGGGCGCGCCGGACCACCCCAAGCCGGATCGCTTCTGGCAGTTGATCGACGACCACGGCGTCACGCAGTTCGGCATCTCGCCGACCGCGATCCGTGCCCTCCGCAAGCACGGCGACGAGTGGATCGAGGGGTACGACCTCTCGACGCTCCGGATCCTGGGGTCGACGGGCGAGCCCTGGGACCCCGAGTCGTGGCTCTGGTTCTTCGAGGAGGTCGGTGGGGGGTCGACGCCCATCATCAACATCTCGGGCGGGACTGAGATCATGGGGTGTTTCCTGATGCCCATGCCGATCCAGTCGCTCAAGCCCTGCACGCTCGGCGGCCCGGGACTGGGGATGGACATCGACATCGTCGACCGAGAGGGCGACTCCATCGTCGACGGCCACGACCGGGGCTACCTCGTCGCCCGCGACTCCTGTCCGAGCATGACCAAATCGCTGTGGAGCGGCGACGAGCGCTATCTCGAGGAGTACTGGAGCACGTGGCCGGATCTCTGGGACCACGGCGACTGGGCCCAGAAGGACGAGGAGGGCTTTTGGTTCCTCCACGGGCGCGCCGACGACGCTCTCAACGTCGCCGGGCGCAAGGTCGGTCCCGCGGAGGTCGAGGGGGCGGCGATGGAACACGACGACGTGAACCAGGCGGCCGCCGTGGGCGTCCCCGACGACACGACCGGCACGGCCGTCGTCTGCTACGTCGTCGTCGAGGAGGGCGTCACGGAGAGCGACGGGCTCCGGGAGGAGGTCCGCGAGACCATCGGCGAGGAACTGGGCAAGCCGTTCCGACCCCGAGAGGTGCTGTTCGTCGACGCGTTCCCCAAGACCCAGAGCGGGAAGATCATCCGCCGGGCCATCGAGTCGGTGTACCGGGGCGAGGACCTGGGAGACATGAGCAGTATCGAGGACGCCGACGTCCTGGACGAGATCGAGGCGGCGCGGTAA
- a CDS encoding SDR family oxidoreductase — MGTYDHTPVTVAGKRAVVIGGTSGIGRALARGFAADGADVVATSRTAADVAETAADLRELGADTVEATCDVTDRESLVDLRETVVDELGGIDILITSQSYIARTALSDGTEEEWQAVFDVQLDGTYRAVQVFAEAIEEGAILPISSISNDLAIPDLVPYTTAKGGIDSFTRVAAKELGPEIRVNAIKPGFVRSEQTQGTYDEGTDRNEEIARRTTHGRMADPEEIVGAAIYLASDAASYTTGSVLTVDDGFTADAFG, encoded by the coding sequence ATGGGTACGTACGACCACACGCCGGTGACGGTGGCGGGGAAGCGAGCCGTCGTCATCGGCGGGACGAGCGGGATCGGACGGGCGTTGGCGCGTGGCTTCGCGGCCGACGGCGCGGACGTGGTGGCGACGAGTCGGACCGCGGCGGACGTCGCGGAGACGGCAGCCGACCTCCGGGAGCTCGGGGCCGACACCGTCGAGGCGACCTGCGACGTGACCGACCGGGAGTCGCTCGTCGACCTGCGCGAGACCGTCGTCGACGAACTCGGTGGGATCGACATCCTGATCACTTCCCAGAGCTACATCGCCCGAACCGCGCTCTCGGACGGCACCGAGGAGGAGTGGCAGGCGGTGTTCGACGTACAACTCGACGGCACCTACCGCGCGGTCCAGGTCTTCGCCGAGGCGATCGAGGAGGGGGCGATCCTCCCCATCTCCTCCATCTCGAACGACCTCGCCATCCCGGACCTCGTGCCCTACACGACCGCGAAGGGGGGGATCGACTCGTTCACCCGGGTCGCGGCGAAGGAACTCGGGCCGGAGATACGGGTCAACGCGATCAAGCCCGGGTTCGTCCGGTCGGAACAGACCCAGGGCACGTACGACGAGGGGACCGATCGAAACGAAGAGATCGCCCGCCGGACGACCCACGGTCGGATGGCGGATCCCGAGGAGATCGTCGGTGCGGCCATCTACCTCGCCAGCGACGCGGCGAGTTACACGACGGGGAGCGTCCTGACCGTCGACGACGGCTTCACCGCCGACGCGTTCGGGTGA
- a CDS encoding methytransferase partner Trm112: MKESLMEILCDPLDKSDLELEVDERDGEEIIEGRLVGTETGEVYPIEDGIPNLLPPDMREE; the protein is encoded by the coding sequence ATGAAGGAATCCCTGATGGAGATCCTCTGTGATCCGCTCGACAAGAGCGATCTCGAACTCGAAGTGGACGAGCGGGACGGCGAGGAGATCATCGAGGGTCGGCTCGTCGGCACCGAGACGGGCGAGGTCTACCCCATCGAGGACGGCATCCCGAACCTCCTCCCACCGGACATGCGCGAGGAGTAG
- a CDS encoding TIGR04053 family radical SAM/SPASM domain-containing protein, whose protein sequence is MHPNGIDTDRRPFVLVWELTRACELTCKHCRADAQPERHPDELTTAEGKALLDDASRFGENQLVVLSGGDPLARDDTVELVDYGADLGLLMTLTPSGTASLTPDRVEALADAGARRLAVSVDGGSRAAHDEFRGEPGSFDATIRAAEAARDAGLPLQINTTVCAETVEQLPAIRDLVDDLGAVLWSVFFLVPVGRGAVLDSVSPERAERVMEWLVEVESEAEFGIKTTEAPHYRRVALQRRRDGVDNDTGAAADAIGRRVGITAGDGFAFVSHVGEVFPSGFLPESAGNVRETSVVDCYRESDLFASLRDPDALGGKCGACEFRGVCGGSRSRAYAETGDPLASDPLCSYVPEDYDGPLPDRQSSTARP, encoded by the coding sequence ATGCACCCGAACGGCATCGACACCGACCGGCGGCCGTTCGTCCTCGTGTGGGAACTCACACGGGCGTGTGAACTCACCTGCAAACACTGCCGGGCCGACGCCCAGCCCGAGCGCCACCCCGACGAACTCACGACCGCGGAGGGTAAGGCGCTCTTGGACGACGCGAGTCGGTTCGGCGAGAACCAACTTGTCGTCCTCTCGGGTGGCGACCCGCTCGCCCGGGACGACACGGTCGAACTCGTCGACTACGGCGCCGACTTGGGACTTCTGATGACGCTCACACCCAGCGGCACGGCATCGCTGACACCCGACCGAGTCGAGGCGCTCGCCGACGCCGGTGCGCGCCGACTCGCGGTGAGCGTCGACGGCGGCTCCCGGGCCGCCCACGACGAGTTCCGCGGTGAACCCGGCAGTTTCGACGCCACGATCCGGGCGGCCGAGGCGGCCCGCGACGCCGGCCTGCCCCTCCAGATCAACACCACCGTCTGTGCCGAGACGGTCGAGCAACTCCCGGCGATCAGGGACCTGGTCGACGACCTCGGGGCCGTCCTCTGGTCGGTGTTCTTCCTCGTGCCCGTCGGCCGCGGGGCCGTCCTCGACTCCGTCTCGCCGGAGCGTGCGGAGCGGGTGATGGAGTGGCTGGTCGAGGTCGAATCCGAAGCCGAGTTCGGGATCAAGACCACCGAAGCGCCCCACTACCGGCGGGTGGCGCTCCAGCGTCGGCGAGACGGGGTCGACAACGACACCGGGGCGGCCGCGGACGCGATCGGTCGGCGGGTCGGCATCACCGCCGGCGACGGGTTCGCGTTCGTCAGTCACGTCGGCGAGGTGTTCCCCTCAGGCTTCCTCCCCGAATCCGCCGGCAACGTCCGGGAGACGAGCGTCGTCGACTGTTACCGGGAGTCGGACCTGTTCGCGTCGCTGCGCGATCCGGACGCCCTCGGCGGGAAGTGCGGTGCCTGCGAGTTCCGCGGCGTCTGTGGCGGGAGTCGGTCGCGTGCGTACGCCGAAACCGGCGATCCGCTGGCGAGCGACCCGCTGTGTTCGTACGTTCCGGAGGACTACGACGGACCGCTCCCCGACCGTCAGTCGTCGACGGCACGCCCCTGA
- the argH gene encoding argininosuccinate lyase encodes MLWENTEHSASEATLQYTMEPKEFENRFLPYDVLTNLAHVTMLNRQGFLTDDELADLRAALTDIYHEAEEVEGEDVHTFVEERVTRRTEAGKKMHLARSRNDQVFVDTRLFMKDATIDLAGRILDFVDALDTFAAEKNVLIPGYTHQQQAMPSSTGLWASSFADALIDDLKTLRATFRIVDTNPLGAAASYGTSLDIDRDLTTELLGFADKQHNPVYCSNRGKQELQLLQTLDLVMLDVQKLAEDLINFSEDQQFFELPDEYCTGSSIMPQKRNPDILELARAKAEEVSAAKEAIRRIIGKLPSGYNRDSQRTKKHLIESVDTVRATVDILTPLIEELELSEEFTVDEGIFAAYTANKKVEEGMAFRDAYHEVKSSEEYEVHSEVAEPTRQPLGDQRAFWRDERERFDDVADRLLVE; translated from the coding sequence ATGCTTTGGGAGAACACCGAGCACTCGGCGAGCGAGGCCACCCTGCAGTACACGATGGAGCCAAAGGAGTTCGAGAACCGGTTTCTCCCGTACGACGTGCTGACGAACCTCGCACACGTCACGATGCTGAACCGGCAAGGGTTTCTCACGGACGACGAACTCGCCGACCTCCGGGCGGCGCTGACCGACATCTACCACGAGGCCGAGGAAGTCGAGGGCGAGGACGTCCACACCTTCGTCGAGGAGCGGGTGACCCGGCGGACGGAGGCGGGCAAGAAGATGCACCTCGCCCGGTCGCGCAACGACCAGGTCTTCGTCGACACGCGCCTGTTCATGAAGGACGCGACCATCGACCTCGCGGGCCGGATCCTCGACTTCGTCGACGCCCTCGACACCTTCGCGGCGGAGAAGAACGTCCTGATCCCGGGCTACACCCACCAGCAACAGGCGATGCCGTCGTCGACGGGGCTGTGGGCGTCGAGTTTCGCCGACGCGCTGATCGACGACCTGAAGACCCTCCGGGCGACCTTCCGGATCGTCGACACCAACCCGCTCGGGGCCGCGGCCTCCTACGGCACCAGCCTCGATATCGACCGCGACCTGACGACCGAACTGCTCGGTTTCGCCGACAAACAACACAACCCGGTCTACTGCTCGAACCGCGGGAAACAGGAGCTACAGTTGCTCCAGACGCTGGATCTGGTGATGCTCGACGTGCAGAAACTGGCGGAGGACCTCATCAACTTCTCCGAGGACCAGCAGTTCTTCGAACTCCCCGACGAGTACTGCACGGGCAGCAGTATCATGCCCCAGAAGCGCAACCCCGACATCCTGGAGTTGGCGCGGGCAAAAGCCGAGGAGGTGTCGGCCGCGAAGGAGGCGATCCGGCGGATCATCGGCAAACTCCCGAGCGGCTACAACCGCGACAGCCAGCGGACCAAGAAGCACCTCATCGAGTCGGTCGACACCGTCCGCGCGACGGTCGACATCCTCACGCCGCTCATCGAGGAACTGGAGCTCTCCGAGGAGTTCACGGTCGACGAGGGCATCTTCGCCGCCTACACCGCCAACAAGAAAGTCGAGGAGGGGATGGCGTTCCGCGACGCCTACCACGAGGTGAAGAGCTCCGAGGAGTACGAGGTGCACTCGGAGGTGGCCGAGCCGACACGCCAGCCACTCGGCGACCAGCGGGCGTTCTGGCGCGACGAGCGCGAGCGATTCGACGACGTGGCCGACCGACTGCTCGTCGAGTGA
- a CDS encoding DUF2249 domain-containing protein, protein MSGVKTLLAETEAPSTVDPAVLDVRDLPPPQPLKRTLERLETDDSDLLVQVNDRVPQHLFPRLDDRGYAYDTVDDGDRVVTVIWVE, encoded by the coding sequence ATGTCTGGTGTCAAAACGTTGTTGGCAGAGACCGAGGCACCGTCGACCGTCGATCCGGCAGTGCTCGACGTCCGCGACTTGCCGCCGCCCCAACCGCTGAAGCGGACGCTGGAGCGCCTCGAAACCGACGACTCCGATCTGCTCGTGCAGGTGAACGACCGCGTGCCACAGCACCTGTTCCCGCGACTCGACGACCGTGGCTACGCCTACGACACCGTCGACGACGGCGACCGGGTCGTCACGGTAATTTGGGTGGAGTGA
- the cysS gene encoding cysteine--tRNA ligase, giving the protein MTLSVTNTLTGDREEFEPAGDEVLLYVCGLTVSDDAHLGHARVWTHADVMHRWLSHRGYDVRHVENFTDVNEKIVARVGEADLGESELDVAEGFVGSIVSDMRGLNLKRATVYPRVSEHVPEIIDLVETLIDRGYAYETEGSVYFDVTAFDDYGKLSNQRVEEMEAQGEPDERSEKRNPADFALWKAGGVSPSDVAEHRTDDRSVGDDAPSGETWESPWGEGRPGWHIECSAMSTAHLDDTIDIHVGGHDLVFPHHENEIAQSEAATGEQFARYWLHTGLLETAGEKMSSSLGNYFYVADALEEFGPNVIRTFYCSTNYGSSQTYSEAAMNEARERWERLERAHETAVEACDSVDARTKVEADDLRTAVDRTREEFAAAMDDDFGVREATAALLELASAVHRHVDDAPYDYVGLRRAVETFEELGGDALGLEFGDDDGGDARLADDLIELVLDVREAERDAGNYERADELRDDLETLGITVEDGDEGTTYRY; this is encoded by the coding sequence ATGACGCTGTCCGTGACCAACACCCTGACGGGCGACCGCGAGGAGTTCGAACCAGCGGGCGACGAGGTCCTGTTGTACGTCTGTGGGCTGACGGTCTCGGACGACGCCCACCTCGGCCACGCCCGGGTGTGGACGCACGCCGACGTGATGCACCGGTGGCTCTCCCACCGTGGCTACGACGTCCGCCACGTCGAGAACTTCACCGACGTGAACGAGAAGATCGTCGCGCGGGTCGGCGAGGCCGACCTCGGCGAGTCCGAACTCGACGTCGCCGAGGGGTTCGTCGGCTCGATCGTCTCCGATATGCGTGGTCTGAACCTGAAACGGGCGACGGTGTACCCGCGGGTCTCGGAGCACGTCCCCGAGATCATCGACCTCGTGGAGACGCTGATCGACCGGGGGTACGCCTACGAGACCGAGGGGTCGGTCTACTTCGACGTGACGGCGTTCGACGACTACGGGAAACTGTCGAACCAACGAGTGGAGGAGATGGAGGCCCAGGGCGAACCGGACGAGCGCTCCGAGAAGCGCAATCCGGCGGACTTCGCGCTGTGGAAGGCCGGCGGCGTCTCCCCGAGCGACGTGGCCGAACACCGTACGGACGACCGATCGGTCGGCGACGACGCGCCTTCGGGCGAGACGTGGGAGTCGCCGTGGGGCGAGGGGCGTCCCGGGTGGCACATCGAGTGCTCGGCGATGAGCACGGCCCACCTCGACGACACCATCGACATCCACGTCGGCGGTCACGACCTCGTCTTCCCCCACCACGAGAACGAGATCGCACAGAGCGAGGCGGCGACCGGCGAGCAGTTCGCGCGCTACTGGCTCCACACCGGTCTGCTGGAGACGGCGGGCGAGAAGATGAGCTCCAGCCTCGGCAACTACTTCTACGTCGCCGACGCCTTGGAGGAGTTCGGCCCGAACGTGATCCGTACGTTCTACTGCTCGACCAACTACGGGTCGAGCCAGACCTACAGCGAGGCGGCGATGAACGAGGCGAGGGAGCGCTGGGAGCGCCTCGAACGCGCCCACGAGACGGCGGTCGAGGCCTGCGATAGCGTCGATGCCCGGACGAAAGTCGAGGCCGACGACCTCCGGACGGCGGTCGACCGGACCCGCGAGGAGTTCGCGGCGGCGATGGACGACGACTTCGGGGTGCGCGAGGCGACGGCCGCGTTGCTGGAACTCGCCTCCGCGGTCCACCGCCACGTCGACGACGCGCCGTACGACTACGTCGGCCTCCGGCGGGCGGTCGAGACGTTCGAGGAACTCGGCGGCGACGCCCTCGGTCTGGAGTTCGGCGACGACGACGGGGGTGACGCCCGCCTCGCCGACGACCTGATCGAACTCGTCCTCGACGTGCGCGAGGCCGAACGCGACGCGGGCAACTACGAGCGTGCGGACGAACTCCGGGACGACCTAGAGACGCTGGGGATCACCGTCGAGGACGGCGACGAGGGAACGACCTACCGGTACTGA
- a CDS encoding CGCGG family rSAM-modified RiPP protein, with protein MSQHDDPETEHDTSWSANLEGPDHAEDRSLVVEEALDAVGATATGTHVNLVTHADHGHPKDYLYPILNEEFDATVEYIDQCGCGGYVSRVYR; from the coding sequence ATGAGCCAACACGACGACCCCGAGACGGAACACGACACGTCCTGGTCGGCGAACCTCGAAGGACCGGACCACGCCGAGGACCGGTCCCTCGTCGTCGAGGAGGCCCTGGATGCCGTGGGCGCCACCGCGACCGGGACCCACGTCAACCTCGTGACTCACGCCGACCACGGTCACCCGAAGGACTACCTCTACCCGATCCTCAACGAGGAGTTCGACGCGACCGTCGAGTACATCGACCAGTGTGGCTGTGGCGGCTACGTCAGCCGCGTCTACCGATAG
- a CDS encoding iron-containing alcohol dehydrogenase family protein — MNDDGRQRFAFAYRPGTIHCRPGAVDDLGAACADRGWERVLVVCGTTVGSTHAVMDPVRTGLGDRLVGVFDGTTPGKYVRTAAAGAAHARSVDADALVAVGGGSSLDVAKAIATLATRDDPEAAADRAIDEASLSVGDDDPLPLAAVPTTLAGADLSVVAGVTFGPDPDRERPRTGGLADDRLMPAALCYDADLFRTTPESVLTASAMNGFDKGIEALYTRNSTPITDGTAARGLRLLRSGLPTLREDPMDADRLDEVLAGIVCVQYGVSTPGAFKLSIVHAFGHGFSQGYDVHQGVVHGVIAPHVLRYLFEEVDGRRDLLAEALGVATDAPDDVVGEGVVDAVASVRDDLGLPSRLRAIDSLSRSDLDEHAERIVADSLLATVPTGLDPTVDDVRAVLEAAW, encoded by the coding sequence ATGAACGACGACGGCCGGCAGCGGTTCGCGTTCGCGTATCGGCCGGGGACGATCCACTGTCGCCCCGGCGCTGTCGACGACCTCGGCGCGGCGTGTGCCGACCGGGGCTGGGAACGGGTTCTCGTCGTCTGTGGCACCACCGTCGGTTCGACGCACGCCGTGATGGACCCCGTCCGGACCGGGCTGGGGGACCGTCTCGTCGGCGTCTTCGACGGGACGACACCCGGGAAGTACGTCCGTACGGCCGCCGCGGGCGCGGCCCACGCTCGGTCGGTCGACGCCGACGCGCTCGTCGCCGTCGGGGGCGGGAGTTCGCTCGACGTCGCGAAGGCCATCGCGACGCTCGCGACCCGGGACGACCCCGAGGCGGCCGCCGACCGAGCGATCGACGAGGCGAGCCTGTCGGTCGGGGACGACGATCCCCTCCCCCTCGCGGCCGTGCCGACGACGCTCGCGGGCGCGGACCTGTCGGTCGTCGCCGGCGTCACCTTTGGCCCGGATCCCGACCGCGAGAGACCGCGGACGGGCGGCCTCGCCGACGACCGCCTCATGCCCGCGGCGCTGTGCTACGACGCCGACCTCTTCCGGACGACGCCCGAGTCGGTCCTGACCGCGTCGGCGATGAACGGCTTCGACAAGGGGATCGAGGCGCTGTACACCCGCAACTCGACGCCGATCACCGACGGCACCGCGGCCCGGGGGCTCCGTCTCCTCCGGTCGGGGCTCCCGACGCTCCGCGAGGACCCGATGGACGCCGACCGACTGGACGAGGTTCTCGCGGGAATCGTCTGTGTCCAGTACGGCGTCTCGACGCCCGGCGCGTTCAAACTCTCCATCGTCCACGCCTTCGGTCACGGCTTCTCTCAGGGGTACGACGTCCACCAGGGTGTCGTCCACGGCGTCATCGCACCCCACGTCCTGCGATACCTCTTCGAGGAAGTCGACGGGCGGCGCGACCTCCTCGCGGAGGCGCTCGGCGTCGCCACGGACGCCCCCGACGACGTGGTCGGTGAGGGGGTCGTCGACGCCGTCGCGAGCGTCCGAGACGACCTCGGATTACCGTCGCGACTCCGAGCGATCGACAGCCTCTCGCGCTCCGACCTCGACGAGCACGCCGAACGGATCGTCGCCGACTCGCTCTTGGCGACGGTGCCGACCGGTCTCGATCCGACCGTCGACGACGTGCGTGCGGTCCTCGAGGCGGCGTGGTAG
- a CDS encoding SRPBCC family protein: MESITVSRRIDAPEPAVRDVVTDVEPFMLAAGFDEVGVDGDEIRITNRVGIATIELTLERVDGPDAVLAYEQREGIFESMRTVYHLHEDEGGSTVLEATTDFALDVALVGEMLDATIIKRQRRRELEAQFDHVEAVAGTDTDADPD; encoded by the coding sequence ATGGAATCGATCACAGTCTCGCGGAGGATCGACGCCCCGGAGCCGGCGGTCCGGGACGTCGTGACCGACGTCGAACCGTTCATGCTCGCCGCCGGATTCGACGAGGTCGGCGTCGACGGCGACGAGATTCGCATCACCAACCGGGTCGGTATCGCCACCATCGAACTGACGCTCGAACGCGTCGACGGCCCGGACGCCGTCCTCGCCTACGAGCAACGCGAGGGCATCTTCGAGTCGATGCGGACCGTCTACCACCTCCACGAGGACGAGGGGGGCAGCACCGTCCTCGAAGCGACGACCGACTTCGCCCTCGACGTGGCGCTGGTGGGCGAGATGCTCGACGCGACGATCATCAAGCGACAGCGCCGTCGGGAACTGGAGGCGCAGTTCGACCACGTCGAAGCCGTCGCCGGCACCGACACGGACGCCGACCCCGACTGA
- a CDS encoding DUF7120 family protein, translating into MPTAEISLPDDVDIEISQLVEEGEFINRDQAVEELLSLGVSAYTTEESTTGPADEDLFTQVVEDQQDPAIRNEGDDEHTL; encoded by the coding sequence ATGCCTACCGCCGAGATTTCGTTACCGGACGACGTCGACATCGAGATCAGCCAACTCGTCGAAGAAGGGGAGTTCATCAACCGCGATCAGGCCGTCGAGGAACTGCTCTCGCTGGGCGTGTCGGCCTACACGACCGAGGAGTCGACGACCGGGCCGGCCGACGAGGACCTGTTCACGCAGGTCGTCGAGGACCAACAGGACCCCGCCATCCGGAACGAGGGCGACGACGAACACACGCTGTAG